The following are encoded together in the Lactuca sativa cultivar Salinas chromosome 1, Lsat_Salinas_v11, whole genome shotgun sequence genome:
- the LOC111892072 gene encoding aspartic proteinase CDR1 → MAFPSLVLAITLAILYISSPATATGVESGGTFSIDLIHRDSIKSPFYDGSMTFSQRLAHALQRSFINAKRYKENATTYQTQIIPDHGEFLVNISFGNPSHKVMAIADTGSDLSWIQCKPCIKCYKHKGTLFDPKKSSTYKPLDCDSTICKGIDTVDISCSPTKTCEFFESYADGSFSNGSVSTETLGLGDRFLPNIVFGCGFSNGGIFRSTWGGVIGLGGGDVSLVTQIRSFVPGRFSYCLIPYPLNDDLLNKSSKMTFGDIDFGPNIVSTPLVPKSPKTFYYVTLEAVSVGSRRMNIHDGLNFSKPVPKGNMIVDSGTTLTMLPHRLYKNVEMAIKDSLNLRTMKDPQKQLNLCYRATKVIDVPKVIMHFDGADVELTRDNIFVTVSKHIICLAMGSTTDLPVFGNLAQMNFMVGFDLDNKKVSFKPTDCEKL, encoded by the coding sequence ATGGCATTTCCCTCACTTGTACTTGCAATAACACTAGCCATTCTATATATTAGTTCTCCGGCAACAGCCACCGGAGTGGAATCCGGTGGTACATTTAGCATTGATCTCATCCATCGTGATTCCATCAAATCCCCTTTTTACGATGGTTCCATGACCTTTTCGCAACGCCTTGCTCATGCTTTGCAACGCTCTTTCATCAATGCAAAACGTTACAAAGAAAATGCAACGACATACCAAACCCAAATAATCCCCGATCATGGTGAATTTCTTGTGAACATTTCGTTTGGAAATCCATCACATAAAGTCATGGCCATCGCTGATACTGGTAGCGATTTGTCATGGATACAGTGCAAGCCTTGCATCAAATGTTATAAACACAAGGGTACTCTTTTTGACCCGAAGAAATCTTCTACTTATAAACCCTTAGATTGTGACTCAACAATATGTAAGGGTATAGATACTGTCGATATATCTTGCTCTCCAACCAAAACTTGTGAGTTTTTTGAGAGTTATGCTGATGGATCTTTTAGCAACGGCAGTGTCTCCACAGAAACCTTAGGATTAGGTGACCGGTTCCTCCCAAATATTgtttttggttgtggatttagcaACGGTGGTATTTTCCGATCAACATGGGGTGGGGTAATCGGCCTTGGTGGAGGAGACGTGTCTCTAGTGACACAAATACGTTCTTTTGTGCCTGGTAGGTTTTCATATTGTCTTATTCCATACCCTTTGAACGATGATTTATTGAACAAGTCTAGTAAAATGACCTTCGGTGACATTGACTTTGGTCCAAATATTGTTTCGACCCCACTTGTCCCAAAATCTCCAAAAACATTTTATTACGTAACGTTGGAAGCGGTTAGTGTCGGAAGTAGGCGAATGAATATACACGATGGCTTGAACTTCTCAAAACCGGTGCCAAAAGGAAACATGATCGTGGATTCAGGGACAACGTTAACAATGTTACCCCATAGACTCTATAAAAACGTTGAGATGGCTATCAAAGACTCTCTTAATTTGAGAACGATGAAAGATCCACAAAAGCAGCTCAATCTGTGTTATCGTGCTACAAAAGTTATAGACGTACCTAAAGTAATAATGCATTTTGATGGAGCAGATGTCGAGTTGACAAGAGACAACATATTTGTTACGGTTAGTAAACATATTATTTGCTTAGCCATGGGGTCGACTACGGATCTTCCAGTTTTCGGGAACTTGGCACAGATGAATTTTATGGTAGGTTTTGATTTAGATAACAAAAAGGTATCGTTTAAACCTACCGATTGCGAAAAGTTGTAA